From a region of the Gossypium raimondii isolate GPD5lz chromosome 10, ASM2569854v1, whole genome shotgun sequence genome:
- the LOC105778687 gene encoding uncharacterized protein LOC105778687 → MEKGRESVIVGRDDGYVGSGEAVGVMGSRGGGPGKCLWRLEDPPYTSLFLGRNGGTRAIMILGRPPKIAEGGGAKYDWLLLGDSLTLQKDWIVEDAKLLRLKRSFRKIKGPKCK, encoded by the exons ATGGAGAAAGGCCGAGAGTCGGTGATTGTAGGTAGGGATGATGGGTATGTTGGGAGTGGTGAGGCAGTGGGGGTGATGGGCAGTCGCGGTGGTGGTCCAGGGAAATGTTTGTGGCGATTGGAAG ATCCCCCTTATACCTCTCTCTTTTTAGGTAGAAATGGAGGGACAAGGGCCATCATGATCCTAGGCCGGCCACCGAAAATAGCTGAGGGTGGGGGTGCGAAGTACGACTGGCTGCTGCTAGGGGACAGTCTGACGCTCCAGAAGGACTGGATTGTAGAGGACGCAAAGCTCTTAAGGCTAAAAcgtagttttagaaaaattaagggGCCAAAATGTAAATAG